In a genomic window of Muntiacus reevesi chromosome 1, mMunRee1.1, whole genome shotgun sequence:
- the NANOS3 gene encoding nanos homolog 3 has product MGTFNLWTDYLGLARLVGAQRGEEEPETRLDRQPEPVPEAGGQRPSPESSPAPERLCSFCKHNGESRAIYQSHVLKDEAGRVLCPILRDYVCPQCGATRERAHTRRFCPLTGQGYTSVYSYTTRNSAGKKLVRSDKSRMQDPGHGQRRGGGGGGGGACSKGAGKSSGTPPSFCCPSTSA; this is encoded by the exons ATGGGGACTTTCAACCTGTGGACAGACTACCTGGGTTTGGCACGCCTGGTGGGGGCTCAGCGTGGGGAGGAGGAGCCCGAGACCAGGCTGGACCGCCAGCCAGAACCAGTGCCAGAAGCGGGGGGTCAGCGACCCAGCCCTGAGTCCTCACCGGCTCCGGAACGCCTGTGCTCTTTCTGCAAACACAACGGCGAGTCCCGGGCCATCTACCAGTCCCACGTGCTCAAGGATGAAGCGGGCCGGGTGCTGTGCCCCATCCTCCGCGACTACGTGTGCCCCCAGTGCGGCGCCACCCGCGAGCGCGCCCACACCCGCCGCTTCTGCCCGCTCACCGGCCAGGGCTACACCTCCGTCTACAGCTACACCACCCGGAACTCGGCTGGCAAGAAGCTGGTCCGCTCGGACAAGTCGCGGATGCAGGACCCTGGGCACGGACAGCgtcgaggcggcggcggcggcggcggaggcgcCT GTTCCAAAGGTGCCGGGAAGTCTTCTGGAACTCCTCCCTCTTTCTGCTGCCCCTCTACTTCTGCCTAA